Proteins found in one Xyrauchen texanus isolate HMW12.3.18 chromosome 30, RBS_HiC_50CHRs, whole genome shotgun sequence genomic segment:
- the LOC127623657 gene encoding uncharacterized protein LOC127623657 — protein MKRFGIVKFFQPKKKRGELDTGGEDRERRRETGEKLDKDEQHKRLEQTEGQKQTKVQEQQETLRRTEGQKQCEGQEQHERLEQTEGHEQDEGQGQYEGHEQHAGLEQPTEEEGNVGRERGQISEECESETGEMARSSECQAGPHDISKLKADDPTQPVLKVFPKTMQGGARRSFHGQWYEEYPWLEYSVAMDAAYCFACRHFSSSKTVYTSSAGYKNWRKATFKDGGFSVHSKSEAHLNAMTTWRDHQKMMKRNISVLGMMNDENRKQIKENQQYIKTIGQVLRLTAIQNIAQRGHN, from the exons ATGAAAAGGTTTGGCATAGTCAAGTTCTTTCAACCCAAGAAAAAAAGGGGGGAACTAGACACAGGTGGAGAAGACAGGGAGAGAAGAAGGGAGACTGGAGAGAAGTTAGACAAAGATGAGCAGCACAAGAGACTGGAGCAGACCGAGGGCCAGAAGCAGACCAAGGTTCAGGAGCAGCAGGAGACACTAAGGCGGACTGAGGGCCAGAAGCAGTGTGAGGGGCAGGAGCAGCATGAGAGACTAGAGCAGACCGAGGGTCATGAGCAGGACGAGGGGCAGGGTCAATATGAGGGTCATGAGCAGCATGCGGGGCTGGAGCAGCCCACTGAAGAAGAGGGAAATGTAGGACGAGAGAGAGGGCAAATCAGTgaagagtgtgaaagtgaaactggagagATGGCTAGGAGCAGCGAATGTCAAGCTGGCCCTCATG ATATATCAAAGCTGAAGGCAGATGATCCGACACAACCTGTGTTAAAGGTATTTCCCAAAACCATGCAGGGAGGGGCAAGGAGGAGCTTCCATGGACAGTGGTATGAGGAATATCCTTGGTTGGAATATTCAGTGGCCATGGACGCTGCGTATTGCTTTGCATGCCGGCATTTTTCGTCTAGCAAAACTGTTTATACCTCTTCTGCGGGATACAAAAACTGGCGCAAGGCCACTTTCAAAGATGGTGGCTTTAGTGTACATTCCAAATCTGAGGCGCATTTGAATGCAATGACCACATGGCGAGATCATCAAAAGATGATGAAACGCAACATATCAGTATTAGGCATGATGAATGATGAGAATCGCAAACAGATAAAAGAGAATCAACAATACATAAAGACTATAGGTCAGGTATTGCGTCTTACTGCAATACAGAATATAGCTCAGCGTGGACATAATTAA